Genomic DNA from bacterium:
CGTCGACGCGATGCTGAGACAGAGCGGCACGTTTCGCGCCAATGAGGCCCTGGTGGACCGCGTGCTCGACTCGAACGAGCTCGAACGGGAACGCGGCATCACCATTCTCGCCAAGAACACCGCGGTGTTCTACCACGGGACCAAGATCAACATCGTCGATACGCCGGGGCACAGCGACTTCGGCGGCGAGGTCGAGCGCGCCCTCAAAATGGTGGACGGCGTCATGCTGCTCGTCGACGCGAGCGAGGGACCGCTGCCGCAAACCCGGTACGTGCTGAGCAAGGCCCTGGAGGCCGGCCTGCCGCCGATCGTCGTGATCAACAAAATGGACCGGCCCGACGCCCGGCCGCAGCAGGTCTTGAACGAAATCTACGACTTGTTCATCGACCTGGACGCCACCGAGGCCCAACTCGATTTTCCGGTGCTGTACACCAATGCGAGAACGGGCACCGCGGCGGCCGCGGTCGGAGAGACGGGCGGGGATCTTCGACCCCTCTTCGACACGATTCTCGCGACCGTGCCGGCGCCCGCGGGGGATGCCGCGAACACGCTTCAAGTCCTGGTCGCCAATCTCGACTACAGCGACTACCTCGGCCGGATTGCCATCGCGCGTGTGTTTGACGGCACGCTCCGGACCGGCGGGGACGTCGGCATCGCGAAGGTCGACGGTACGCTGTCCAAGACGCGCATCACCAAGATGTTTTCGTTCAGCGGTCTGCGGCGCGTCGAGATCGAGTCCACCGACCTCGGAGACATCATCGCCGTCGCGGGCGTCGAAGGCATCGCGATCGGCGATACGATCACGGATGCCGAGACGCCGGCGCCCCTGCCGCGGGTCGCGATCGACGAACCGACCATCGCCATGCAGTTCTCCCTCAACACGTCGCCGTTTGCGGGACGAGAAGGCACCTACGTGACGTCGCGCAACCTCCGCGAGCGCCTGGAGCGAGAACTGCTCACCAACGTCTCGATGCGGGTCGAGGACGGCGGCACGGGCGACACGTTTACGGTGATGGGCCGAGGTGAGCTCCAGCTCGCCATCCTGATCGAGA
This window encodes:
- the typA gene encoding translational GTPase TypA, giving the protein MTQAIRNIAIVAHVDHGKTTLVDAMLRQSGTFRANEALVDRVLDSNELERERGITILAKNTAVFYHGTKINIVDTPGHSDFGGEVERALKMVDGVMLLVDASEGPLPQTRYVLSKALEAGLPPIVVINKMDRPDARPQQVLNEIYDLFIDLDATEAQLDFPVLYTNARTGTAAAAVGETGGDLRPLFDTILATVPAPAGDAANTLQVLVANLDYSDYLGRIAIARVFDGTLRTGGDVGIAKVDGTLSKTRITKMFSFSGLRRVEIESTDLGDIIAVAGVEGIAIGDTITDAETPAPLPRVAIDEPTIAMQFSLNTSPFAGREGTYVTSRNLRERLERELLTNVSMRVEDGGTGDTFTVMGRGELQLAILIETMRREGYELMVGRPEIVTRVRDGRLMEPVERLSLDIPEKFVGVVVEKLGPRKALMVNMRNHGSGRVRLEFRLPSRGLIGLRSELLTDTRGTIVMNALFDGYIEWTGEIPRRPTGALVADRRGATTAYALYNLQERGELFVGPGTEVYEGMIVGEHARDNDLDVNAVREKKMTNIRSSTADIAVRLVPFRALNLEQAIEFIADDEFVEVTPASLRLRKRVLQANRRPKKDDLPGAPARSPAPAPHAG